The nucleotide sequence GGAGGCATCGCCATACCTGACGGCGGCAGCGTTTGCATAAAGGGCAACGGTGCGATAATCGACCTCGAGGGCTCGATAATTGCGGTCACAGGTAGGGGAGCCCTGCTTGATATCGATCACTGCGTGATTCTGAATGGTGGAGATCCCGACCTCGGAACCGGTCAGGGTGCCCTTAATCTCACTGGGTGCCGGGGCAACGTGATAAACAATACGATTTGCGGGAATACCGTGGGTGTCAGGGTTTACGCGGCGAAGCCAAACGCGGTAAGGATCAAGAACAACATCATCGTGAATAACTCGTCAGTCGGCGTTCTCTGGCAAATCGGGTGCGATCCAGAAATCACCTACAACGATTGTTGGGGTAACGGCGGCTACGGCAACTACGCCATGGACTGTGGGTGAGCGGGCGGTGGGATCAAGGCTTGGTCCCCACTACCAGGAACAGGCGAGATTAGCGCCGCCCCGCTTTTCGTTAATGAGAGTGCGCGCAACTTTCTTCTGAGCACAGGTAGCCCCTGCATTGGCAAAGGAGACCCCCCCGGAACGGACATGGGCGCGCTCGGTCCCGAGGTTGCCGTGGAGCCCTGCACCTGGGGCAGAATAAAGGCGATGTTCGCTCGATAACTTTCTGCAACCGGGGCAAGCGCCTGACCCGGGCGAGGCCCATGGATACAATGTTCACCCAGGACCGTCTCCGGCAACCATAGGTCAATACTCAGTTGCCAGCCGCCTGCGAGACGAATTGAAGCCTGCCTCAGGCATATCGAAGACCAGAAGTAATCCCCGCCGCCTACCCCCGGACAATGGCAGCCAGCGTGGCGGGTCGGTTATCACCACTGTGTGACAGTCAGTCTTCGAGAATCAGGTCTCTTCCACCGCGGGACCATTCAGTCAACCCGACACCAAACGAAACAAATATTGTGGCAGACCGTCCCGGTGCAGGGTATAATCGCGGCACAAAAGGAGCGTCTAAACATGAAGAAAGCCTTGGAAGAGCAGCTTCTGGTCATAAAACGGAATGCCGAAGAGATAATCCCTGAGGATGAACTGGTCAGGAAGCTTGAGAGGTCGTTGAAGGAGAAGAAGCCTCTGCGGGTGAAGCAGGGGTTTGATCCGACCGCCCCGGACATTCATCTCGGCCACACGATCGGCTTGAGAAAACTGAGGCAATTTCAGGAACTCGGCCACACTGCCATTCTTATTGTCGGCGACTACACCGGCATGGTAGGTGATCCGAGCGGAAGGTCTGAAACGAGACCTCAGCTTTCGCATGATGAGGTAATGAAGAATTCAGAAACCTACCTTAAGCAGTTCTTCAAAATCGTTGATAAGTCGAAGACCGAAGTGCATTACAACGGAGAGTGGTTTTCGAAGATGAATTTCACGGAGATAATGAAGCTTGCCTCTCTTACGACTGTCGCAAGGATGCTGGAGAGGGACGATTTCTCAGAGAGAATGAAGAACAGACTTCCGATAGGCATTCATGAGCTCTTCTATCCGATCATGCAGGGATACGATTCAGTGGCAATTCAGGCCGACATAGAAATCGGCGCCACGGAGCAGAAATTCAATCTTCTTGTTGCGCGCCAGATTCAAGAAGCTTTCAAGATGGACCCCCAGGTTGTTCTGACCCTGCCTGTGCTTGAAGGCACTGACGGGGCTCAGAGGATGAGCAAGTCAACCGGAAACTACATAGGAATCGACGAGACTCCGAAAGAGATATTCGGAAAAACGATGTCAATCCCCGACAGTCTCATAATGAGGTATTTCGAGCTTGCATCAGACCTGAGCATGAAAGAGATAGAGGCGATCCGGAAGAATCTTGCAAACCCGGCGAAGAATCCGATGGAAGAAAAGAAACGTCTGGCGTGGGAGCTGGTGCGCATCTATCACGACCGGGAAGCAGCGGACAGAGCGAGGGATGATTTCATAAAGCAATTTACAAAGAGAGAATTGCCCGAAGAAATGCCAACCTTGTCCATTGCGGCAGAAAGCGGCGAACTGGGCATCAAGGATCTTCTGAGAGAGACGGGCATGGCGTCCTCCGGAAGCGAAGCATGGCGGCTTGTTGATCAGGGAGCGGTTGAGATAGACGGGAGAAGGGTAGTAGAGCGCAACCACAAGCAGTCTTTGAAGAATAGCTTCGTGTTGAAGGTGGGAAGAAAATACGTAAGAGTCGTCCCCATACGTTGAAGCGAGACTTGAAGAGGAGCCCGTTCTTGTGATTGAACATTTTTTTATTCCTGAGACACTGGCAGAGGCGCTCCGCTTGAAGAATGAACACAAGAATTCTCGTTTTCTGGCGGGAGGCACAGAAATCTTCACAAGAAAAACCGCAGACAAGATGAACTGCATCAGCCTTCAGAAAATCAACAGCTTGAAATCAATATCGCTGAATGACAGACGACTCTCTCTCGGGGCGATGATTACTTTGCAGGAGTTGATCGAGGCCGCAGAGTTGCCCAAACCTCTTGAGCAGCCGCTGAAGTCAGCGGCGCAACAGGTGAGAAACCGTAATATCAGGAATATCGCCACTGTCGGGGGAAATATCGTTGCTAACAAATCCTGCTCCGATCTGATCCCTCTTTTCCTGGTGATGCAGGCCAGTCTGCAGTATCAGGAGGCGACTCTCCATACGCAGACTCTTTCGCTGGCGGAGTATATCGCCCGGCCGAAAGAATCGAAGGCCGGCCTTATTGGCGGAATCCTCCTTCCAATTCCGGTAGACAACGAGAAGTTTTTTCTGAAACGGTTCTCCCGGACCCGTAGTGACCTGGGGATCATCAATATTGCCGTCAGTGTCACCCTGAATCCCGGAAGAATCATTCATTGCCGGATGGCGATTGGTGGAATTGATGAGCACGTGGTTCAGCCGCAGGCTGTCAGCCGATTCTTCCAAACCCTTTCCCCAAAACTTGAGCTTCCCGTATTCAAAAACGATCTCCGAAAATTGCTGGAAACCGAAATTCGCCCGATTACCGACGTCAGAGGATCTACAGAGTGGAAAAGAGAGGTAGTCTTCGGCTTGCTGTGCGAAATCGCGGACCAAATTTGCAGCGACTGGAGAAAGTAGTCAGTGGAAATACAGGTAACGATCAACGGCAAACTCCACTCAATTCAGACTGATCCGAATGTCAGAGTCGCCGATTTACTGAGGGGCCTCGGGCTGCTCTCGGTGAAAATCGGCTGCGATTATGAAGGCACCTGCGGCAGCTGTGCCGTCCTGCTCGATGGCCGGCTTATTAACTCCTGCCTCTTAAGTGCCGGTCAGATTCACGGCCGGACCATCACGACAGTCGAAGGGATAAATCAGGGACGACAACTTCACCCTATTCAAAAGGCATTCCTTGATGCCGGGGTTGTCCAGTGCGGCTATTGCACGCCGGCAATGGTCCTTGCAGTCTACGAACTCTTGGGCCGGAACGCGCAGCCGGACAAGGCTGAAATTCAGGACGCCCTTGCCGGAATACTCTGCCGCTGCACCGGCTACGAGCAGATCTTTCAAGCCGTCAGTCGGCTCACCGGGGACACTGCAGCAGATCAGGACGAAAGTTTCCGGAAAGATCTGCGGATTGTAGGGAAAGATGTGCCGCGAATTGATGGCTATCGGCTGGTTACCGGCAAGCCTTCATTCGTTGAAGATATGATCCAGCCAGCAACCCTCCATATTGCAGTTCTTGGCAGCCCGCATGCCCATGCGCGAATCCGCAGC is from Candidatus Eisenbacteria bacterium and encodes:
- a CDS encoding right-handed parallel beta-helix repeat-containing protein, with the protein product MRTRCHCGLSSPPSISLVFVLLVFTPVVTGGATLQSVYESAPRQLGYDRYLDLRSGTTYTGGIAIPDGGSVCIKGNGAIIDLEGSIIAVTGRGALLDIDHCVILNGGDPDLGTGQGALNLTGCRGNVINNTICGNTVGVRVYAAKPNAVRIKNNIIVNNSSVGVLWQIGCDPEITYNDCWGNGGYGNYAMDCG
- the tyrS gene encoding tyrosine--tRNA ligase — translated: MKKALEEQLLVIKRNAEEIIPEDELVRKLERSLKEKKPLRVKQGFDPTAPDIHLGHTIGLRKLRQFQELGHTAILIVGDYTGMVGDPSGRSETRPQLSHDEVMKNSETYLKQFFKIVDKSKTEVHYNGEWFSKMNFTEIMKLASLTTVARMLERDDFSERMKNRLPIGIHELFYPIMQGYDSVAIQADIEIGATEQKFNLLVARQIQEAFKMDPQVVLTLPVLEGTDGAQRMSKSTGNYIGIDETPKEIFGKTMSIPDSLIMRYFELASDLSMKEIEAIRKNLANPAKNPMEEKKRLAWELVRIYHDREAADRARDDFIKQFTKRELPEEMPTLSIAAESGELGIKDLLRETGMASSGSEAWRLVDQGAVEIDGRRVVERNHKQSLKNSFVLKVGRKYVRVVPIR
- a CDS encoding FAD binding domain-containing protein, with the translated sequence MIEHFFIPETLAEALRLKNEHKNSRFLAGGTEIFTRKTADKMNCISLQKINSLKSISLNDRRLSLGAMITLQELIEAAELPKPLEQPLKSAAQQVRNRNIRNIATVGGNIVANKSCSDLIPLFLVMQASLQYQEATLHTQTLSLAEYIARPKESKAGLIGGILLPIPVDNEKFFLKRFSRTRSDLGIINIAVSVTLNPGRIIHCRMAIGGIDEHVVQPQAVSRFFQTLSPKLELPVFKNDLRKLLETEIRPITDVRGSTEWKREVVFGLLCEIADQICSDWRK